The nucleotide sequence CGCCTCGGCGCTGGATTTCGACCGGGTTGGGATGTGATCCGCCCTCGTCGCGGCGCATCTCGTGATGGGCTAATGCGCTGCCCTCAGTGAAGAACAACTGTCACGTATAGGGAGGCGGGACGCCGCTGCGAGACCCACGGTCAAGCGAAGTGCAGGATCGCGCCCCGACAGCGCGAGGCGATACCGGCGGGAGCGACGAGGCAAGGGCGATAGGGCAGCAGAAGGACGAGACCGGCGGCGGCGCCCGACAGCACGTAGATCCACTGCACTGGCCCGGAGCCCCGGCCCCTTGCCTCCACGGCGACGAGCAGGCCCAAGACGTGGCCGGCCCAGCCGAGGCAAGCGATGGTCCGCTGCGAGCAGGAAGCGGTCGTTCAGCGGGTAATGTTGAACGTCAGCTTTCCACCCCATCCAGACCTTCAGCGGCAGCGCCCCGAATGTCCGCAAGGGGTCAGGAGTTCGCTCGCCCTTGTTCGGCTGAGCGCCACTTGCAGACATGCGCCCTCATGCGGCGGCAGGTCCGCTGTGGATGCGTGAGCAGACTCGGATGTGGAGGCGTGGCTTCAGAGAGCTTAGGCTTGGGGAGGGCTGCTGGCCCGGCAGCAAAGCCTTCAACTCGGAGCAAGTCGCCTGAATCCTCCCGCTTCCGCCTCCGCGCAGGCGACATTCGGCTGGCGAGCCACCAGGGCCCTTCTCAGACGTGGGTTCGCCGACATCATCATGAGGTTCGCTGCCAGTGAAGCTAAGCGGTTCGCGGTCCAATAAGCATAATCGCATCGCTCCGGACCGACGCGATGCGCGAGCTCGTTCCAGGGGTGCCGTCCTGCGGCGCTCCTCGCGCAATATATCGATGGCCGGCTGCCACCAGCCGCGTGCAATTTCGGCTAGGCCCGCTTCCTCCCGCGCGGGCCAAGCCCGGATCAACTCGTCGTGCGTTGGCCTGCGCTGGGTCGTCCATACCAGCGTGCCTGTCTCGGCCACGACACCCGGGTAGAAGCGGGCAGCGACCGCGGGTCGACGGCCTCGCCGGTGACCGCCTCGAACACCGCGCAACCGAGCCCCGCGGACGATGAGGATCCTCTCGGCCTCCTCAACGCGGCGTTAGTCACGACAACGTTGAAGGGCCAGGAGCGGCGTCCGAAGAAACTGCCGGTTAGGCGGCAGGCTCCAGATACTAAGCAACGAAGAAGCTTGGGAGAACCCGCCGATGGTCCTGCCGCCCCGCCTCGCGCGACGGCTGCGCTCCGTCCGCACCTGGATCGCGCTGGGCGTGCTGGCCCCTGTCGGCATGCTCGTCGTCTTCGGGCTGATGCTGCTCGACCTGCGGCAGGACGCTTGGGACAAGGCTGAGCAGACCTCGAAGAACCTGCTCCACGTCATCGAGCGCGACATCGCCCGCAACGTCGAGATCATCGACCTCTCCCTGCAGGCGGTCGTCGACAATCTCCGGGTCCCTGGCCTCGACACGTTGAGCCCTGAGATGCGCCAGCTCGTCCTGTTCGACCGTGCCGGGACCGCGCGCGACCTCGGCGTGATGCTCGTCCTCGACGAGCACGGCGAAAGCGTCCTGGACGCCGGGGCGGTCCCAGCGCGCCGTCTGAACAACGCCGACCGCGACTACTTCCAGGCCCACAAGGCCGATCCGAACCTGGGCCTGGACGTCAGCAAGCCGCTGTTCTCCCGACTGACAGGTTCGCGCATCGTGGTGCTGAGCCGCCGCATCGATAAGCCCGATGGCTCCTTCGGCGGGGTGGTCCTGGCGGGCCTCAAGCTCGACTACTTCAGTCGCCTTTTCGACCAGATCGGCCTCGGTCGGGACGGCGCGATCAATCTCTACCTGCGCGATGGCACGCGCCTCATGCGCCAGCCCTACGAGGAGGCGGACATCGGCGTGAACATCGCCGGTGCTTCGACCTTCCGGCGGTTCGTGGCCGAGCGCTCCGGGAGCTTCGTGGGCACCTCGGTGCGCGACGGGGTCGAGCGCCACTACACCTTCACCCGGGTCGGCGACCTGCCACTTGTCCTCAACGTGGCGCTCGCCACTCGCGACATCGAGGCCGGCTGGCGCCTCAAGGCCCTCGTCATCAGCAGCGAGGTCCTGGTTCTGTGCGGCCTGACCGTGTTCCTGTCTCTGCTGTACGGACGGGATCTTCGCCGCCGCGATGTGCTGCAGGCGGAACTCGCCCGGCTGTCGCGGACCGATGCCCTGACCGATTTGCCGAACCGGCGCCGCTTCGACGAGGTGTCGGAGCGTGCCTGGAAGAGAGCGTGGCATGAGGGCAAGCCGCTGTCGCTGCTCATCGTCGATGCCGACCACTTCAAGCGCTACAACGACCGCTACGGCCACGCCGTCGGCGACGAGGTGCTGAAGGCGCTGGCCCGCTGCCTTTCCGCGAGCGTCAGCCGGCCCGACGACCTCGTGGCCCGGGTGGGCGGCGAGGAGTTCGTCCTGCTGCTGCCGGACACGGACGAGGAAGGTGCCTCGCGCATCGCCGGCA is from Methylorubrum sp. B1-46 and encodes:
- a CDS encoding DUF3325 family protein; the encoded protein is MEARGRGSGPVQWIYVLSGAAAGLVLLLPYRPCLVAPAGIASRCRGAILHFA
- a CDS encoding sensor domain-containing diguanylate cyclase, translated to MVLPPRLARRLRSVRTWIALGVLAPVGMLVVFGLMLLDLRQDAWDKAEQTSKNLLHVIERDIARNVEIIDLSLQAVVDNLRVPGLDTLSPEMRQLVLFDRAGTARDLGVMLVLDEHGESVLDAGAVPARRLNNADRDYFQAHKADPNLGLDVSKPLFSRLTGSRIVVLSRRIDKPDGSFGGVVLAGLKLDYFSRLFDQIGLGRDGAINLYLRDGTRLMRQPYEEADIGVNIAGASTFRRFVAERSGSFVGTSVRDGVERHYTFTRVGDLPLVLNVALATRDIEAGWRLKALVISSEVLVLCGLTVFLSLLYGRDLRRRDVLQAELARLSRTDALTDLPNRRRFDEVSERAWKRAWHEGKPLSLLIVDADHFKRYNDRYGHAVGDEVLKALARCLSASVSRPDDLVARVGGEEFVLLLPDTDEEGASRIAGKVHEAVAALTLPSAGIGAGAVTVSIGLATGSGSPREPAEALYRAADVALYEAKAGGRNQTRCASGLTGHPESVPRELRLVRAQ